The window TGCCGGCCCCGGGGCTTCCCGTGACGCCCACCACCTTGGCCCGGGCCTGTCCCCGCAGGCGCTTAAGGAGCTCCTGGCCCAAAGGGTGCCCCGATTCCACCAGGGTGAGGGCCCGGGCCAAGGCCCGCACATCCCCTTGGTGGAAGCGATGGAGAAGCTCTTCCACATGGCCTTCCCCGACCGTCATGACGATATTGTACGCTTTTTTACCCGGATGCCTTAATCCGCCAGAGCAAGGCAAGCCACCTCCACCCGGACCCCCTTGGGCAGGGCCTTCACCGCCACCGTGGCCCGGGCGGGGTAGGGAGGGGAGAAATAGCGGGCGTAGACCTCGTTGAAGAGGGGGAAGTCCTCCATGTCCAGGAGGAAGCAGGTGGTCTGCACCACCCGGGAAAGGCTGGAGCCTGCCGCCTCGAGGATGGCCTTCAGGTTCTCCATGACCTGCTCCGTTTGGGTACGGATATCCCCTTCCGCCAGGGTGCCGTCGGGCCTTAAGGGGATCTGGCCGGAGACGAAGACCAGCCCCCCCGCCCGCACCGCCTGGGAGTAAGGGCCGATGGCTTGAGGGGCTTTATCGGTGCTGACCGCTTCCATGCCCCTATCCTACGCCAAAGCGGAAAAGCTTCCCCGCCAGGTTGGCCACCAACACCTCCTGGGCCAGGGGCAAAGGAGGTACCTGGACCGCCCCTAGGCCCGTGGCCTCGAAGACCACCTGCCCCCTTTGGTCCACGGCCAAAAAACGACCCTCCTCCGTGGCCACATACACGTGGCCGGCAGCATAGGAAAGGCCTGCGGTTACCTTTCCCACCTCGAGGCTCCACACCTCCTCCCCTGTGGCCTGGTCCAGGGCCCTGAGGATCCCGTCCCAGGCGGCCACGTACACCCGTTCCTCGTCCAGGGCCAGCCCCCCCCAGATCTCGCCTTCCACGGCGGTGTTCCAGAGGGTCTCCCGGCTCAAGGGGTCAAAGGCGTAAACCTCCCCCTCCCAGGTGGGGATGAAGAGCACCCCCCGGTAGGCGGCCACGGGGGCGTGCACGGGACCGGTTTTCACCTTGTAGCGTAGCCCTCCTGAGTCCGGGTCCAGGGCGTAGAGGAACCCGTCCTCCGAGGCCAGGAAAAGGAGGCCCCGGTGGAAGGTGGGGCTTGCGGAAAGGTGCCCCCCCGCCTGGAAGCGGAAGAGGAGGCGATCCCGTGCAAAGGCGTAAAGGCTTCCATCCCGGCTGGCCACGAAGAGCCGCTCCCCCAGGACCAGGGGTGCGGCGGTGATCTCCGCCCCCGTATCGGCGCTCCACTCCAGGGCCTGGGCCTTGAATCGGCGCACCCGGCCGTCCCAGGCGGCCACGTACACCCCAGCCCGGACCACGGGGGGAGCGGTGACCTCCTCGGGAAGGGGTTCCCGGCGCACCGTTCCCGAAAGGAGGTCCACCTCCGCCAGGCCCCGCCCCGCCCCCAGGTAGACCCGGCCATGGGCCTGGACCATCTCCCCGGGCCAGGCGGCCTCCCCGCCCAGGTCCACCTTGCCCTTTAGGGAAAGCCTGCGGGGGTCGGGGGCCAGGGGGTAGTGGCCGGAGCGGCTGGACCCGGCTCGAGGGGTGGCAAGGCGGAGGGCCTGGAACTCCTGCAAGGGGCTCTGAAAGAGGCTTGGGTGGGAGGGCCTTTCCTCCGGGTGCTTGGCCAGGAGGGAGAGCACCGCCTCCGCCACCCCCGGGGGGATGGTGGGGTTCAGGGCCTGGG of the Thermus caldifontis genome contains:
- a CDS encoding RidA family protein; this translates as MEAVSTDKAPQAIGPYSQAVRAGGLVFVSGQIPLRPDGTLAEGDIRTQTEQVMENLKAILEAAGSSLSRVVQTTCFLLDMEDFPLFNEVYARYFSPPYPARATVAVKALPKGVRVEVACLALAD
- a CDS encoding protein kinase domain-containing protein, with amino-acid sequence MTGMVLGGRYRLEASLGSGGMAEVWRAVDERLGRKVAVKLLHPRALPPERERFLLEVRALSRLFHPGIVQVLDLGEVEGRPYFVMELVEGGTFDRLGPFEEGPEGERILVAAIQVMEALAHLHAQGILHRDLTPKNILLTKEGYPKVMDFGLAYLLQESRHLTRTGYTLGTPAYMAPEQAKGLPLTPRADLYSLGAVLYRTLTGKPPFEGENDQAILFQHVYEPPKPPQALNPTIPPGVAEAVLSLLAKHPEERPSHPSLFQSPLQEFQALRLATPRAGSSRSGHYPLAPDPRRLSLKGKVDLGGEAAWPGEMVQAHGRVYLGAGRGLAEVDLLSGTVRREPLPEEVTAPPVVRAGVYVAAWDGRVRRFKAQALEWSADTGAEITAAPLVLGERLFVASRDGSLYAFARDRLLFRFQAGGHLSASPTFHRGLLFLASEDGFLYALDPDSGGLRYKVKTGPVHAPVAAYRGVLFIPTWEGEVYAFDPLSRETLWNTAVEGEIWGGLALDEERVYVAAWDGILRALDQATGEEVWSLEVGKVTAGLSYAAGHVYVATEEGRFLAVDQRGQVVFEATGLGAVQVPPLPLAQEVLVANLAGKLFRFGVG